The Pseudopipra pipra isolate bDixPip1 chromosome 8, bDixPip1.hap1, whole genome shotgun sequence sequence CTTGAATTGCAAGAGAACTTCTGAAATATACAATAATGGAACTAATAATTTATGTGTTTTCTTAGTGTAATTGtagaaaaaagagaattacTGCAGGCAAGGTTTCTCTGGCAACCTCTGGGAGGTCAGTGGATCTATCATATCCATTCATATGTAAATTCCAGAGCCTGtgtgcaaaatattttctgctgatAATTGACATTCAACACAAGGGGGTTgaattttttccaattttttttttttttactatctcATGTCATCTAAGGAAAGTAATCAAAGAAACAAGGCAACTAAGAAGTGTTTGTCAGGATTTTTACTACAAATATTCTTTTCCTCCATGGTATTTAATAGGAAAACCACATTTAGTTTTTCTCAAAGCAATGCATTCATTGAGATAGGCTCATTTAAAGATGTAAAGAATGAATATATTACACTCAGGAGTCACACAGTCATAGACAGGGGCTCGATATCTGAGGTTATAGATAAATCTTCTTTCTGTGGCAAGATTCCTCACTTGCTGCTTTCCTCAatgggcagcagcacagcagtgtgtTTGTATACTCTCCCCAGAAAAGCTGGATCCAGAGCTAGTTCCTGGCCTGAATTTTGTGTTTCTGATCAAGCACAGTTTCTCTATAGAAATGAAACCAAGCAAACATGCAGGTAACAGGGGAAGATGTATTTCAGCCTGCTTCACTCGAGGTGTGGAGCTTTACACCAGTTGCACtgcttcttttaatttcttgttgTCTCCATCTCTGTTCAAGCAGGGAGGAAGTTCAGTTTCTCAAGAGCAGCCTGACTTGGGGGGTCTCTCAGTTCCTCATTACCTCAGTGAGTTACAGAAAGTGGGAAAACTCTCTGGGACTTGAAAATAATGTGTGCTTCTTGTGAGGCATTTCCCAGCACTTCTGTATTGGATTTCAGAAGCATTTTAGGTAACCAATCTATTTCTCATAGGTGCCATTAGGGTATTTTATTTCCACGTTACGTGGGTTTGTTTCACAGGTCTGTTTTTGATGTCTGAATgagataggaaaagaaaaaacctcacCCTACACAGGCGAGGAGATGTAAAAGTAAGTGTAATGATCTAGAcaactaagatttttttttttctctgtagaatCTCATGgctttatattttttctgtctcagcaTATTTTAAACTGCACAGGCTATGACATGGATTGGTGTAGATTTTGAGAAGTCTTCATTCACTCACTTCAAAACTTGTCTTTAAAaccttcagcatttttttctggtCTTCACAACTTTGCTGTGATATCTGACAGGGATGCCAGATGGCCCAAAGAGATAAACATCAAACAAGTAAAGTGTTCCTGCATCCAGCCCTCTGATGGTCTCTGTGGTGACGGCTCGCTGGAGATTCAGATCATAGAAATACTTGCACAGCACTTTCTCTGATTTGTGCCGAGATTCAGGTCCAGAGCACCTGTCTGCACTCTGCAGTTCCCTCCAGACCTGATCTTCCTCAATCCTTCTCTTGTACACGCAGTACTTGCTCTTCTCCTGTGTTCCCAGCCAGGCAATGGTCACAGAGTTGCAGGTTCTCAGTTTACTGAAGGACTTGATTTTTAAGCTCTCTGGAAGAAGTGGGAATAAAGGCTTGTGGAAATGGGGGGACACCTGTACTTTCACAGAAGAGTTAGATTCCTCTGTGGACCTCAGCTGCACCAGATATGTGTCCAGCAGCTTTCCCTTCAAAGAGAAATACTTCAGCCCTGAGATGTTTTCTGATGCCACTGTTTTCCCGTTCCTTGTTATGTGAACCCGTACTTGGCCACGACACAACTGAAAGGAGAACTGCACTTTCTTGTGCCTTGCCTGGTACTGCAGGCTGTAGGATTTCTGCTTTTGCCCATCCAGGACAACCTGAATTACTTTGCCATCTTTCAGCTCGGTCACCTTGGGTTCAGGTTCTTCCAGGGTCCTTGCGAACGTCCCGGTGTAAGCGGCGCTGGCATTTGTGAGGAGGTTGACAACAAAAACATCAAAGTAATActgggtgctggggctgaggtTGGGCACTGTGTAAGTGTTCTTGGTGCCCATGCAGATCTGCCGGACTTCCCCACTGCTCACTTTGTTGATGATGCTCAGTTCACTGTTGGACAGTATCATCACCTGCTGCGGCTCGAGAAGGTACGGAGAGAGGGACAAAGCCAGTGTAGGTGGCAGCTTCATTCCAGAGGACCTGATTGCTGTCTCAGCAGCACATAAGCTCTTGTAGTTGTGCTTCTCGTTAACTAGGAGACAGTACTGGATGCTTTCTCTATGTTGCAGGACAGAAGGACTGTGTTTCCAGGTCAGAGTCACAGTTGTATGCCCAACTCCAATAACATCTATGCGTGGATCCACTGGAAGCTCGGGATAGAGGTGCCCAGATGTTGTGTCAGTTGTTAGGTACACAGTAATGTGTGTGTCTCGCTCAGTGGATAAGAACTCCAGCATGTAAAGGGCAGAATGAGAAGACATACCCATGTAAGTCTCTACAGAATTTCCCTTGTAGTTAAAAATGGTGGACACCACGCTTGGGGCCTTCTGAGATTTTGAGACCCCCTGTGTATCGTGGTCACCTGCAGGCAAAAAGCAGACTTGTAACTTCTGTTTTAACCAACGTGAAATAAAGCACATCATATAAGTTTTACTGTTCATATGTTAGGGCACatcatattttcttcttgaaaacaATAATTATaactaaaaatatgttttagtaAAAGTATGTTACTACTggcaatttattaaaataaaatttgagaagcttttatttctgctgtgcAGCTGTAGAATTATGTTTTCAAAAACACTGTTATTATGAAACCACAGATTGCAAAAGCTTAACTTGTATCATGC is a genomic window containing:
- the LOC135417853 gene encoding protein NDNF-like; protein product: MSWLRFYLPLHVLMAACLCHSIKAPTTSSQQSFRTDLFNFYHSLILADGKETTVHLMKDIPKRYYFVLEESRVLSPFTITVTPCDVPIEWSILVHKASASLPGKETQGDHDTQGVSKSQKAPSVVSTIFNYKGNSVETYMGMSSHSALYMLEFLSTERDTHITVYLTTDTTSGHLYPELPVDPRIDVIGVGHTTVTLTWKHSPSVLQHRESIQYCLLVNEKHNYKSLCAAETAIRSSGMKLPPTLALSLSPYLLEPQQVMILSNSELSIINKVSSGEVRQICMGTKNTYTVPNLSPSTQYYFDVFVVNLLTNASAAYTGTFARTLEEPEPKVTELKDGKVIQVVLDGQKQKSYSLQYQARHKKVQFSFQLCRGQVRVHITRNGKTVASENISGLKYFSLKGKLLDTYLVQLRSTEESNSSVKVQVSPHFHKPLFPLLPESLKIKSFSKLRTCNSVTIAWLGTQEKSKYCVYKRRIEEDQVWRELQSADRCSGPESRHKSEKVLCKYFYDLNLQRAVTTETIRGLDAGTLYLFDVYLFGPSGIPVRYHSKVVKTRKKC